AGCCACGGAGGGTGAAGTGGGGGAGCTAAGAGGAGCGAAGTCGGGTCAAGCCTTAAGAGGCAAATCCACAGGATGGGCCCGCACATTTTTGTTGGAGGACCAGATAACCATCTGGAAAACCGGGTGGGTTTGTGTTAGGATTGTTCTGGGATAAGCGAAAGTGGAGAGACAAACAGGAGGGTTGTTATGGCCACTTACGTGTTGATGACCAAGCTCTCGCCCGAGCTGACCAGGAAGATGAAGGATAGGGCGAAGATTGGGCAGGAGTGGAAGGCTCTCATAAAGAAGACGTGCCCAGAGGTGAAGTTTATTGCGCACTATGCTCTTCTTGGTCCTTACGATTTCCTTGATATTTACGAGGCACCCGACGAGGAGATGGCCGCCAAAGTATCAATGATTAGCCTTTCCCACGGAGCACTTCAGGCAGAGAGCTGGACGGCAATTCCCTACAAGCGGTTCCTCGAACTGGCTGATGAGATCTAACCTATCTCAGATATCAGATCGTAGATCTAAAATCTGGCAAGACGGAAGGCAGTTGAAGGAGAAGAGTGAAGGTCTATTTGGTTCGGCATGGTGAGGCCGCGTCAAGCAATGAGAATCCGCAGCGCCCGCTCACACACACAGGCCGCAAAGACACAGAGAAGGTCGCCGAATTCATCGGCCGTCTTTGTCTAAAGGTGACAGCCATCGAGCACAGTGGAAAGCTGCGCGCGCAGCAGACTGCTGACATCCTTGGAGCCTCAGTGGAATTGGAAGAGGGTGTGGCAAAGGCTGACGGGCTTACTCCCAATGATGATGTGGAGCCCTGGATCAGAGAACTTTCTAGGGCCGAACGAGACCTTATGCTTGTTGGACACCTCCCTTTCCTGGGGAGACTCGCTTCAGCACTGCTCACTGGCTCACAGGACCCAACCATCGCAAACTTCAACCCCTCCACGGTCCTTTGCTTGGAGCGCACCGACGAAGGTGCTTGGTACATCTCTTGGCTCCTCTCCCCTGAACTGCTGCCAAGCACTTGAAACCCCTTAACCACAGATTACCACTGGAAGTGGCTGTACGCTATGCGCAGGAAAGGCTGGAGATAACGAAATTCCCTCCCCTACATCACCCGAGACCCGAAACTGCGAAATTCTCATCACCCCTACCCTGCCCCTTCGAAATTCGTAGTTTCTATTCTCGAA
This DNA window, taken from candidate division TA06 bacterium, encodes the following:
- the sixA gene encoding phosphohistidine phosphatase SixA, producing MKVYLVRHGEAASSNENPQRPLTHTGRKDTEKVAEFIGRLCLKVTAIEHSGKLRAQQTADILGASVELEEGVAKADGLTPNDDVEPWIRELSRAERDLMLVGHLPFLGRLASALLTGSQDPTIANFNPSTVLCLERTDEGAWYISWLLSPELLPST
- a CDS encoding GYD domain-containing protein, with amino-acid sequence MATYVLMTKLSPELTRKMKDRAKIGQEWKALIKKTCPEVKFIAHYALLGPYDFLDIYEAPDEEMAAKVSMISLSHGALQAESWTAIPYKRFLELADEI